The genomic region CATAAAAGACAAGCAGCTAAGCGTGAAGTCCTTCGATGGCAACGGCAACTTTGCGTTCGGGATAGAGGAGCACACCGACTTCCCGGGAATGGAGTACGACCCTGAGGTCGGCATTTTCGGCATGGACGTGATAGTCTCGCTCGAGAGGCCCGGCTATCGGATTAAAAGGAGAAAGGCGCAGCGGCAGGACGTCCCCGCAAGCCACAGGCTGACCGTGGACGACGCCATCTCTTTCTTGAAAGCAAAGTACGGCGTGGAGGTTAAATGATGGAGAGGTCTGGCAAGAAGTTCGGCCGGGGCGCAAACGTGTGCCGCCGGTGCGGCCGGCATCAGGGCCTGGTACGCAAGTATGGCGTCTACGTGTGCCGCCAGTGCTTCAGGGAGATCGCCCTGGACATGGGCTTTGAAAAGTACGAGTGAGGTGGAGAACATGGTAATGTTAGACCCGCTGGCCAATGCGCTGTCCGTGATCAAGAACGCCGAGGCAACCGGAAAGCACGAGGTCACCATAAACCCTGCCTCAAAGATCATCGGGAACGTCCTGAAGGTCATGAAGGATCAAGGCTACATAGGCGAGTATGAGTTCATAGACAACGGCAAGGCCGGCATGCTAAACGTAAAGCTGATAGGCAAGATCAACAGGTGCGGCGCAATCAAGCCGCGGTTCGCCGTGGGCAAGGCGGAGTTCGAGAAGTGGGAGAAGAGGTACCTCCCTGCCAGGAACTTCGGCATGCTCATCCTGACCACGTCGCAGGGCGTCATGTCCCACTATGACGCCGTGAGCAGGGGAATAGGCGGCGAGCTTTTAGCCTACGTGTATTAAGGTGGAACAATGGCAGCAGAAACGCACATTGAGATAAACGTCCCCCAGGGTGTAACCGTCACGCTAAGCGGTGCAACTTTGACCGTGAAGGGTCAAAAGGGGCAGGTATCCAGGGATTTCAGGTTTCCCGGTATCAAGGTATCCCTCGCGGATGGCAAGGTCATAGTCGATGCCTCCAGGCTCGACAGGCAGACCAAGGCCACCGTGGGCACCTTCGCCTCGCACATCCGGAACATGATAACCGGCGTCACTGAAGGGTTCGAGTACAGCATGAAGATCGTTTACTCTCACTTCCCCATACAGCTTAAGGTTGAGGGTAAGGACAGGGTAGCGATCGGGAACTTCCTCGGAGAGAGAAAGCCGAGGTACGCGACCATAGTCGGGGATACCAAGGTCAGCGTGGCCGGCGACAAGGTAACTATAACGGGAATAAACAAGGAGCACGTCGGCCAGACGGCGGCCAACATAGAGCAGGCCTGCAAGATCAAGAACCGCGACCCCAGGGTATTCCAGGACGGCGTGTATATCACTAAGAAGGCGTGATCACCATGGCAGAGAATGATGTCGAAAAAGTTGAGGCGAAGGCCGAAGAAAAGGCCGAGGTAGAGGCAAAGGAGCAAAAGAAGGCCCCTGAGAAGCCGTTCACCACAAAGAAGCCGAGGCCGCTCCCAAGGCCTGTGGAGAAGTCCACGCTGGAGCTGGACGAGGAGACCAGGAGGCTTCTCAACGCGAGGAAGGCCAACAAGGCCTCGTTGCCAAAGTTCCACAGGATCGACGCACACAAGAAAAAGAAGCTAGCCCTGAGCTGGAGAAAGCCCCGGGGCCACCACTGCAAGATGAGGAGGCAGATCAAGGCCAAGGGCTCGATAGTCAAGGTTGGCTTTGGCTCTCCTGCAGCCGTGCGCGGCCTCCACGCTTCCGGGTATGAGGAAGTGCTGGTCTACCGGCCGGAGGACGTACAGGGCTTGAGCAAGAGGCAGGCAATCCGCATCGCCAGGACAGTCGGCAGAAAGAAGCAGGAAGAGATCGAGAAGGTGGCGAAAGAGCTGAACATCAAGGTTCTTAACCCGCTCAACGCCTTCGAGGAGGCATGACAATGGCCGATTTAGCGAACCAGAAAAGGCTTGCGGCCGATATCTTAAAAATTGGCGTAACGAGGGTCTGGATGGACCCTGAGAGGCTCGAGGACATCGCGACGGCAATCACCCGTGAGGATTTAAGGAAGCTCATCGAGGATGGCGTTATAAAGCGCAAGCCCGTCGTGGGCATAAGCCGCGGCAGGGCCAGGGAGCGTGCCGCCAAGCGGGCGAAGGGCCACCGGAAAGGCCACGGCAGCCGTGAAGGTGCCGCAGGGGCGCGCGCTCCGAAGAAGGAGCAGTGGATGCGCAGAATAAGGGCCCAGAGGAAGGTTCTCAGGGCGATGAGGGATGAAAAGGCGATCGACGCCCGCACCTATCGGATACTATACCGTAAGGCCAAGGGCGGAGAGTTCAGGAACGTAGCGCACCTGAAGTCATATATCGCATACCAGAAGAAGTGATGATGATGGCAACAGGACCAAGGTATAGAGTAGCCTTCCGGAGGCGAAGGGAAGGCAAGACCGATTACCACCAGAGGCTTAAGCTCATAGTCTCGAGGAAGCCGAGGCTCGTCGTCCGCGGCACGCTTAACGACTACATCGCCCAGGTGATAGTGACCAGGCCGGAGGGCGACCACGTCCTGGCGGCGGCTACTGCCCGTGAGATTGCCAGGGACTTCGGCTATAAGGGCGCGACGAAGAACACGAGCGCGGCATACCTCGCCGGCATGCTCGCAGCCCTTAAGGCGAAGAAGGCGGGCGTCAGCGAGGCAATCCTCGACATCGGGCTGGCCACGAATAGGAAGGGCTCGAAGGTGTACGCGGCGCTTAAGGGCGCCATCGACGCGGGCCTCCAGGTGCCGTGCAGCGAGGACGTCTTCCCGTCTGAGGAGCGCATCCGGGGCGAGCACGTCGCCGGGAACACGAAGAGCAGCTTCTCGCAGTACGAGAAGCGTGGGCTAAAGGTTGAAGACCTGCCCGCACACTTCGACGAGGTTAAGAGCAAGATCATGAAAGCATACGAGGGTAAGTAAAATGGCCTACGAGCGTGAAGAAGTATGGGTCCCGAAGACGAGGCTGGGCAAGATGGTCTCGTCCGGGCAGATAAAGACTATAGAGGAGGCCTTCGAGACCGGCCTGCCGATAAAGGAGCCGGAGATAGTAGACGCCCTCATTCCTGACCTGGTCGACGAGGTTTTGGACATAAGCATGGTGCAGAGGATGACGGACTCCGGCCGCCGTGTCAAGTTCAGGACCACCGTGGTGGTTGGAAATGGCAACGGGTACGTCGGCATTGCTGAGGGCAAGGACGTGCAGGTCGGCCCGGCGATAAGGAAGGCCATCGAGATGGCGAAGATGAATATAGTTAAGATTAAGCGTGGCTGCGGCTCGTGGGAGTGCGGCTGCGGCCTGGAGCATACCGTGCCCTGCCAGGTAAAGGGGAAGGCTGGGTCCATTAGCATAGTGCTGATGCCCGCCCCTAGAGGCCTGGGCATAGCCGCGGGCGGCCCCGCAAAGAAGGTCATGGAAATGGCCGGAATCAAGGACGTCTGGACGAGGACGGAGGGCGAGACCCGGTCGACCATCAACTTTGCCCTGGCCACGTACAACGCCCTCCTGCAGACCACTACCATAAGGTACAGGGGAGGGGCTAAGTAATGTACGCGATAATACGCCTGAGGGGCTCGGTAAACACCAAGCCGGACATCAAGGACACCTTGAAGATGCTCAGGCTGAACCAGATTAACCACTGCGTCGTGGTTCCCGACACCCCCAGCTACAGGGGGATGATCCATAAGGTCAAGGACTACGTGGCATATGGGCCGATAAACGGCGAGACGCTTGCCATGATTCTGGAGAACCGCGGAAGGCTGGTCGGCGGAGCGAGGCTGACCGACGACTACGTCGCCAGGAACTCGCCGTTCAAGACCATAAAGGAGTTTGCAGAGGCCGTTGCGAGCGGCAAGGCGGCATTAGGCGACCTTCCAGGCCTTAACCCGGTGTTCAGGATGCACCCGCCCAGGAAGGGCCATGCTGGCATAAAAAGAACATTCCAGCAGGGCGGGGCGCTAGGGAACAACGGCGAAGAAATAGCGACGCTCGTGAAGAAGATGAGGTGAACATATGACCAAGCAAAAATGCCACTCATACAGGGGCTCAAGGACGTGCGGCGGCGGAACCCATAAGAACCGCCGTGGCGGAGGAAGCCGTGGAGGCCGGGGCCATGCAGGGGCCTGTAAGCATAACACTTTCAAGGCCATGAAAGAGGGGTGGATGTTCGGCAAGCATGGCTTCCACAGGCCCCCGTCCTGTAAGGAGTATATCAGCACGCTTAACGTGGGCGAGCTTGACGAGCTGTCCTCCTCCCTCCTGGAGATGGGCCTCGCCACAGAGAAGGACGGCGCAATCAGCGTAGACCTGGGAGAGCTTGGCTTCGATAAGCTCCTCGGGGATGGACGCGTAACCAGGAAATACGTGGTCAGCGTAGCCACCGCGTCCGCGTCCGCCAGGGCAAAAATTGAAGAGCTAGGCGGACAAATCATTTCAGAGACAGAGACTGCATAGGCAAACAACGACAAGGTGTCATAATGGCGGAAATGGGTTTAAAAGATCGCATCGAACCTTTCCTCAGGAGCCTTCCGGCCGTCAAGCGGCCGGAGCGGCACGTCCATTTTAAGCGGAAGCTCATGTGGACGGCGGCAATCCTGATATTATACTTCGTCTTATCCAACATCGCAGTGTTTGGTTTGGACAAGAACTCTCAAGACATACTCGCGGCTTACCGCGCTATACTAGCCGGGGCGACTGGCTCGATAATCCTGCTGGGCATCGGCCCAATAGTCACGGCATCTATAGTGCTTCAGCTGCTTGTCGGGGCGGAGATCCTGCCCCTGGATACGACGAACCCTAAGGATCAGGCGATCTTCCAGGGCTTGCAAAAGCTATTGGTTTTTGTCATGATAGTCCTGGAAACCCTTCCGCAGATGTTCGGCGGGTATCTAATACCCGATAGCACGATCGCTGCTTCGCTTGGGATAGACACGGGCATCCTCGCCTTCATAATATTCATACAGGTGGCGCTGGGCGGCGTCCTGATATTGTATATGGATGAGATAGTGTCCAAGTGGGGCATCGGCAGCGGCGTTTCCCTGTTCATAGTCGCAGGGGTCGCGCAGGCTCTCATCGGCGGCATCTTCAACTGGAACCCGCCCAGGCTCGACCAGCCAATAGGGCTGAACGTGGCGAATATAGGGAGTAACCTGCCTGTGGGCATCATATTCAAGTGGCAGTGGCTCCTCACAAACATACCGCAGAGCACGCTGTTCTCGATGGATGGCATACTCATGCTCCTCACCACAGGGGAAGTGCTCGCCCTTATTGCTACGATTGCCATCTTCCTGATGGTCGTATACGTGGAGTCGACCAGGATAGAGATACCGCTGGCCCACGCAGCGGTCAGGGGAGCCAGGGGCAAGTTCCCCGTAAAGCTCATATACGCCTCAGTCCTCCCGATGATCCTTGTGAGGGCTTTACAGGCTAACGTGCAGCTTATAGGAAGCTTGCTGTATAACCGCTATGGCATCGAGCTCCTGGGCACGTATAACCAGTATGGCACCCCCCAGCCGCCCGGCCTCATGTTCTTCCTTAACCCCATACACAGCTACACCGACTGGCTACCGCCATACGTCCAGAGCTACTACCCGGGCATACAGACGTGGGAGATAGTGCTTCACTTCCTGGTGGACGCCTTCATCCTGATAGCCGGCGGCATCGTGTTTGCCATTTTCTGGGTGGAGACCACGGGCATGGGGTCTAGCCGGGTGGCGAAGCAGATACAGAAGAGCGGCATGCAGATACCCGGCTTCCGCCGCAACGAGCAGGTCATCGAGAAGGTAGTCTCCCGATACATACCCAAGGTAACGGTCATCGGCGGCGCGTTCATCGGAGTCCTGACGCTTATAGCGAGCATGTTTGGCCTCATCGGAGGGGTGGGAGGCACCGGCATGCTGCTCGCGGTGAGCATCATCTATCAGCTATACGAGAAGGTGGCGAGCGAGCAGCTCATGGAGATGCACCCGCTCATACGCAAGTTCCTCGGAGAAGAGTGATATGCAGATAGTCCTGTTCGGGCCGCCGGGCGCAGGTAAGGGCACCCAGGCCAAGTATATTTCCGAAGAGTTTAACGTTCCGCACATCTCCACGGGCGACATCCTTAGGGAGAACGTCCGTGAGGGCACGGCGCTGGGAAAAAAGGCAAAGGCTTATATGGATAAGGGGGAGCTTGTCCCCGACGCCATATTGATAGATATCGTTAAGGACCGCCTGCAGAAGCCCGACACCAAAAAGGGCTTTCTGCTGGACGGCTTCCCGCGGACCCTCAGGCAGGCCGAGGCGCTTGATGCCATACTAGACGATATAAATAAGAGCATTGACGTGGTAGTCAACGTCGACGTGGGCGACAATGAGATAATAAGGCGGCTTTCGGGCAGGAGGACGTGCAGGTCTTGCCAGGCCACGTATCACGTCAGGGCGAACCCGCCAAAAGTCCCCGGCATATGTGACCAGTGTGGCGGCGAGCTATACCAGAGGGCGGACGACACCGAGGCGGCAATCAAGCACCGCATCGAGGTCTATAAAAAGCAGACCCAGCCCCTCATAGAATACTATAAGAAAAAAGGGTTGCTCGTCGACATAGATGGCGAGAGGGAGATCGACGAGGTGCGGGCTGACATAATAAGCACTTTAAAAAGATTCCAGTGATGCTCTCTTGTGAGGAATTCAGATGAGCGATAATACGGCGGAGAAGAAGGGCGGCGGCACTAAGGCCAGAAAGAAGGGCGGCCCTATAGACACGATTCAGAACATCATTCTGGTATTGGGCTTTGGCTTACTCTTAGGCTCGATCTTATTGCCCCCAGCATTCAGGGACACTATGTCGGCCATCGTGAACATAATCGTATCGCCAATAAACAGCACCATGCCCTTCTACATCGCAGTGCTCATCATAGTCATCATCGTGACCGTGTTTTCCACGATAATCCAGAAGTACACGATGGACTGGGAGCTATCCAGGAGGGTCATGCTAAAAAACCGGGCATTTCAGAAAGAGTACAGAGAAGCCCAGCTATCGGGCGATAAGAAAAGGCTAAAAAAGCTGGAGGAGGAACGGCTGTCCATGATGGAGGAGCAGGCGGAGATGTCGAAGCAACAGCTAAAGCCCATGGGCTTCATCGTGTTCGTGTCGATACCGCTCTTCTGGTGGGCATACTGGTGGCTTATGCAGCCCGCCCAGGCTGGCATGACCATGGTGTTCCCGCTGATCGGGACGGTCAGGCTCGTCGACGGCTTCCTGCTTTTCCCCTACTGGGTGTGGTGGTCGCTGCTATGCTCCCTGGCCGTAAGCTCAGTGGTCAGGAAAGCGCTTAATACCGGTGTTGTTACTTCATGATAGTGACTTTGAGCGGCCTGCCGGGGTCTGGTAAGACCTCGGTGGCGAAAGACCTCGCCTCGAGGTACGGCTTTGTGATAATCTCTGCGGGCGAGCAGTTCCGTAAGCTTGCCAAAGAGAGGGGCGTGTCGCTACAGGAGTTCGGCGAGATGGCCGAGAAGGATGCTTCCATTGACCTCATGATCGATACCAGGCAGAAAGAGCTTGCAAAAGGGCATAAGATGGCGCTCGTTGAGGGGCGGCTGGCGGGGCGTACCATAGACGCCGACCTGAAGATATGGCTGAAGGCCCCTCTAGAGGTGAGGGCGGAGCGCATCTCGAAGCGCGAGGGGATACCCGTGAGCCAGGCACTTGAGGAGACCAGGATAAGGGAGGCGAGCGAGGCCATGCGCTATAAGGCTTTTTACAATATAGACCAGAATGACCTGACATGCTATGACTTGATAATCGATACGGGGCTTTGGGATGCCAGGGGCGTCGTGGAAATCATTTCA from Methanocella conradii HZ254 harbors:
- a CDS encoding 50S ribosomal protein L5; the encoded protein is MRTPRIEKVTVHMGVGESGKKLSNAEMIMQAITGQKPVRCFAKKTLPAFGIKKNEAIGCKVTLRGARAEKFLSTALAIKDKQLSVKSFDGNGNFAFGIEEHTDFPGMEYDPEVGIFGMDVIVSLERPGYRIKRRKAQRQDVPASHRLTVDDAISFLKAKYGVEVK
- a CDS encoding 30S ribosomal protein S14 codes for the protein MERSGKKFGRGANVCRRCGRHQGLVRKYGVYVCRQCFREIALDMGFEKYE
- a CDS encoding 30S ribosomal protein S8; amino-acid sequence: MVMLDPLANALSVIKNAEATGKHEVTINPASKIIGNVLKVMKDQGYIGEYEFIDNGKAGMLNVKLIGKINRCGAIKPRFAVGKAEFEKWEKRYLPARNFGMLILTTSQGVMSHYDAVSRGIGGELLAYVY
- a CDS encoding 50S ribosomal protein L6, yielding MAAETHIEINVPQGVTVTLSGATLTVKGQKGQVSRDFRFPGIKVSLADGKVIVDASRLDRQTKATVGTFASHIRNMITGVTEGFEYSMKIVYSHFPIQLKVEGKDRVAIGNFLGERKPRYATIVGDTKVSVAGDKVTITGINKEHVGQTAANIEQACKIKNRDPRVFQDGVYITKKA
- a CDS encoding 50S ribosomal protein L32e is translated as MAENDVEKVEAKAEEKAEVEAKEQKKAPEKPFTTKKPRPLPRPVEKSTLELDEETRRLLNARKANKASLPKFHRIDAHKKKKLALSWRKPRGHHCKMRRQIKAKGSIVKVGFGSPAAVRGLHASGYEEVLVYRPEDVQGLSKRQAIRIARTVGRKKQEEIEKVAKELNIKVLNPLNAFEEA
- a CDS encoding 50S ribosomal protein L19e, yielding MADLANQKRLAADILKIGVTRVWMDPERLEDIATAITREDLRKLIEDGVIKRKPVVGISRGRARERAAKRAKGHRKGHGSREGAAGARAPKKEQWMRRIRAQRKVLRAMRDEKAIDARTYRILYRKAKGGEFRNVAHLKSYIAYQKK
- a CDS encoding 50S ribosomal protein L18, translated to MATGPRYRVAFRRRREGKTDYHQRLKLIVSRKPRLVVRGTLNDYIAQVIVTRPEGDHVLAAATAREIARDFGYKGATKNTSAAYLAGMLAALKAKKAGVSEAILDIGLATNRKGSKVYAALKGAIDAGLQVPCSEDVFPSEERIRGEHVAGNTKSSFSQYEKRGLKVEDLPAHFDEVKSKIMKAYEGK
- a CDS encoding 30S ribosomal protein S5 gives rise to the protein MAYEREEVWVPKTRLGKMVSSGQIKTIEEAFETGLPIKEPEIVDALIPDLVDEVLDISMVQRMTDSGRRVKFRTTVVVGNGNGYVGIAEGKDVQVGPAIRKAIEMAKMNIVKIKRGCGSWECGCGLEHTVPCQVKGKAGSISIVLMPAPRGLGIAAGGPAKKVMEMAGIKDVWTRTEGETRSTINFALATYNALLQTTTIRYRGGAK
- a CDS encoding 50S ribosomal protein L30; the encoded protein is MYAIIRLRGSVNTKPDIKDTLKMLRLNQINHCVVVPDTPSYRGMIHKVKDYVAYGPINGETLAMILENRGRLVGGARLTDDYVARNSPFKTIKEFAEAVASGKAALGDLPGLNPVFRMHPPRKGHAGIKRTFQQGGALGNNGEEIATLVKKMR
- a CDS encoding uL15m family ribosomal protein; the protein is MTKQKCHSYRGSRTCGGGTHKNRRGGGSRGGRGHAGACKHNTFKAMKEGWMFGKHGFHRPPSCKEYISTLNVGELDELSSSLLEMGLATEKDGAISVDLGELGFDKLLGDGRVTRKYVVSVATASASARAKIEELGGQIISETETA
- the secY gene encoding preprotein translocase subunit SecY → MAEMGLKDRIEPFLRSLPAVKRPERHVHFKRKLMWTAAILILYFVLSNIAVFGLDKNSQDILAAYRAILAGATGSIILLGIGPIVTASIVLQLLVGAEILPLDTTNPKDQAIFQGLQKLLVFVMIVLETLPQMFGGYLIPDSTIAASLGIDTGILAFIIFIQVALGGVLILYMDEIVSKWGIGSGVSLFIVAGVAQALIGGIFNWNPPRLDQPIGLNVANIGSNLPVGIIFKWQWLLTNIPQSTLFSMDGILMLLTTGEVLALIATIAIFLMVVYVESTRIEIPLAHAAVRGARGKFPVKLIYASVLPMILVRALQANVQLIGSLLYNRYGIELLGTYNQYGTPQPPGLMFFLNPIHSYTDWLPPYVQSYYPGIQTWEIVLHFLVDAFILIAGGIVFAIFWVETTGMGSSRVAKQIQKSGMQIPGFRRNEQVIEKVVSRYIPKVTVIGGAFIGVLTLIASMFGLIGGVGGTGMLLAVSIIYQLYEKVASEQLMEMHPLIRKFLGEE
- a CDS encoding adenylate kinase; this translates as MQIVLFGPPGAGKGTQAKYISEEFNVPHISTGDILRENVREGTALGKKAKAYMDKGELVPDAILIDIVKDRLQKPDTKKGFLLDGFPRTLRQAEALDAILDDINKSIDVVVNVDVGDNEIIRRLSGRRTCRSCQATYHVRANPPKVPGICDQCGGELYQRADDTEAAIKHRIEVYKKQTQPLIEYYKKKGLLVDIDGEREIDEVRADIISTLKRFQ
- a CDS encoding DUF106 domain-containing protein, which gives rise to MSDNTAEKKGGGTKARKKGGPIDTIQNIILVLGFGLLLGSILLPPAFRDTMSAIVNIIVSPINSTMPFYIAVLIIVIIVTVFSTIIQKYTMDWELSRRVMLKNRAFQKEYREAQLSGDKKRLKKLEEERLSMMEEQAEMSKQQLKPMGFIVFVSIPLFWWAYWWLMQPAQAGMTMVFPLIGTVRLVDGFLLFPYWVWWSLLCSLAVSSVVRKALNTGVVTS
- the cmk gene encoding (d)CMP kinase, encoding MIVTLSGLPGSGKTSVAKDLASRYGFVIISAGEQFRKLAKERGVSLQEFGEMAEKDASIDLMIDTRQKELAKGHKMALVEGRLAGRTIDADLKIWLKAPLEVRAERISKREGIPVSQALEETRIREASEAMRYKAFYNIDQNDLTCYDLIIDTGLWDARGVVEIISAAIEGLGKK